Proteins encoded by one window of Enterococcus faecalis:
- the menB gene encoding 1,4-dihydroxy-2-naphthoyl-CoA synthase, whose amino-acid sequence MPILVYNRKDEINEGGFLMRNWTTIKEYDEILFEQAGKVAKITINRPHVHNAFTPKTVMEMIDAFNISRDKEDVGVIILTGAGDQAFCSGGDQKVRGNGGYVGEDNIPRLNVLDLQRLIRVIPKPVIAMVKGWSIGGGNVLQLVCDLTIAAENAKFGQTGPNVGSFDGGYGSGYLARVIGHKKAKEVWFMCKQYSAQEALDMGWINTVVPLDQVEDVTMGWAEEMLTKSPIALRMIKASLNADTDGLAGVQQLAGDATLLYYTMAEAQEGRDAFKEKRTPDFDQFPKFP is encoded by the coding sequence GTGCCGATTCTTGTGTATAATAGAAAAGATGAGATTAATGAAGGAGGTTTCCTAATGAGAAACTGGACAACAATTAAAGAATATGATGAAATTTTATTTGAGCAAGCAGGCAAAGTAGCAAAAATTACTATCAACCGCCCGCATGTTCACAACGCATTCACACCAAAAACAGTCATGGAAATGATTGATGCATTCAACATTAGTCGTGATAAAGAAGATGTCGGGGTTATTATTTTAACAGGCGCAGGTGACCAAGCATTCTGTTCTGGTGGCGATCAAAAAGTTCGAGGTAATGGTGGGTACGTTGGCGAAGACAACATTCCACGTTTAAATGTGTTAGATTTACAACGGTTAATCCGTGTCATTCCCAAACCAGTAATCGCAATGGTGAAAGGCTGGTCCATTGGCGGCGGCAATGTTTTACAATTAGTTTGTGATTTAACAATTGCGGCTGAAAATGCTAAGTTTGGGCAAACAGGACCAAATGTCGGTAGCTTTGATGGTGGATACGGCTCAGGTTACTTGGCGCGCGTTATCGGCCATAAAAAAGCGAAAGAAGTTTGGTTTATGTGTAAACAGTATTCTGCTCAAGAAGCTTTAGATATGGGCTGGATTAATACAGTTGTTCCATTGGATCAAGTAGAAGATGTGACAATGGGGTGGGCAGAAGAAATGTTAACCAAAAGCCCGATTGCTTTACGGATGATTAAAGCCTCTTTAAATGCCGATACAGATGGCTTGGCTGGTGTGCAACAATTAGCTGGTGATGCGACACTTCTTTACTATACAATGGCTGAAGCACAAGAAGGCCGAGATGCATTTAAAGAAAAACGGACACCAGATTTCGATCAATTCCCTAAATTCCCATAA
- a CDS encoding o-succinylbenzoate--CoA ligase: MTWLNKQVQKRPDHPAFYFQDESWTFLEVQQEVSHWVATYQQVLAPEEKRVALFSKNSKELYFSILALWELGKELLFLNTHLTLAELTFQLKDAQVKTIIGAPETQALLEEISFVDVQPMVKKQHSLSHQEFQQPSDLESVASIMYTSGTTGQPKGVLQRFKNHLASARGTQENMGITAEDCWLCAVPLFHISGLSIVVRQLVLGCSIRLYDKFDEQQVTQDLQEGHGTVISVVATMLQQLLSVYPEAGYRASFKGMLLGGGPIAPDKLAQCEEKGIPVIQSYGMTETCSQVVALKFEDAALKIGSAGQPLKDMQIKIVDELGQEQPEKQVGEILLKGPNVVSGYLNQRQPEKWTADDWFKTGDMGYLDAQGYLYLVSRLSELIISGGENIYPTEVEQVLQAITGIKAAAVVGEPDAQWGAVPVAYVISDQELTLAQIQDQCSRKLAKYKRPKRIYFCHSFPQTASGKIAKHRFMTEEREAFLIR; the protein is encoded by the coding sequence ATGACTTGGTTAAATAAACAAGTACAAAAACGTCCCGATCATCCTGCTTTTTATTTTCAGGATGAATCTTGGACGTTTTTAGAAGTGCAACAAGAAGTCAGCCATTGGGTAGCCACATATCAACAGGTGCTTGCACCAGAAGAAAAACGTGTGGCTTTATTCAGTAAGAACAGCAAAGAGTTGTATTTTTCAATTCTAGCCTTATGGGAATTGGGGAAAGAGTTATTATTTTTAAATACGCATTTGACACTTGCTGAACTGACTTTTCAGTTAAAAGATGCGCAAGTTAAAACGATTATTGGTGCGCCTGAAACGCAGGCTTTGTTAGAGGAGATTTCTTTTGTCGACGTTCAGCCAATGGTTAAAAAACAGCATAGTCTTTCACATCAGGAGTTTCAACAGCCAAGTGACTTAGAGTCGGTGGCTTCTATTATGTATACATCTGGAACTACAGGACAGCCTAAAGGGGTCTTGCAACGGTTTAAAAATCATTTGGCCAGTGCTAGAGGCACTCAAGAAAATATGGGGATTACTGCTGAAGATTGTTGGTTGTGTGCAGTCCCATTATTTCACATTAGCGGATTGTCGATTGTTGTTCGACAACTCGTCTTAGGTTGTAGTATTCGCCTTTACGATAAATTTGATGAACAGCAAGTGACACAAGATTTACAAGAAGGCCATGGAACCGTCATTTCAGTGGTTGCGACAATGTTGCAACAATTATTGTCTGTCTATCCTGAAGCTGGCTACAGAGCCAGCTTTAAAGGAATGCTATTAGGCGGCGGACCGATTGCTCCGGATAAATTAGCGCAGTGTGAGGAAAAAGGGATTCCAGTCATTCAATCTTACGGGATGACGGAAACGTGTTCGCAAGTTGTTGCCTTGAAATTTGAAGATGCGGCACTGAAAATCGGCTCTGCTGGACAACCGTTAAAAGATATGCAGATCAAAATTGTTGATGAACTAGGACAAGAACAGCCAGAAAAGCAAGTCGGGGAAATTTTACTTAAGGGACCAAACGTTGTTTCAGGTTACCTTAACCAGCGTCAACCTGAAAAATGGACAGCAGATGATTGGTTTAAAACAGGCGACATGGGCTATTTAGATGCACAAGGTTACCTGTATTTGGTTAGTCGTTTAAGTGAACTCATTATCTCTGGTGGTGAAAATATTTACCCCACTGAGGTTGAACAGGTGTTACAGGCGATAACAGGAATTAAAGCAGCGGCAGTTGTAGGAGAACCAGATGCGCAATGGGGAGCCGTCCCAGTTGCTTATGTGATTAGTGACCAAGAACTCACCTTAGCGCAAATTCAAGACCAGTGTTCACGAAAACTGGCAAAATATAAACGACCGAAACGCATTTATTTTTGTCATTCTTTCCCGCAAACAGCAAGTGGAAAGATTGCCAAACATCGTTTCATGACAGAAGAAAGAGAGGCGTTTTTAATCAGATGA
- a CDS encoding isochorismate synthase, giving the protein MKLPDELRQAYQKNARQFSWVFPLETEQTALAIFAAGEKAYQGERFFWQTPKKDFALVGFGYETILKGAETETHQLNNFLKKESATRFQNMSISGTGALLFGGLPFDTEQTPTEAWGELGEGWFYLPSILFTFSGSRIYGTLNFSGSSEQEVEERWSTLVAQFDRLLATCEELPAVAETKIDKEEVAVTEWLQAVNETVAVLREDGPLKKVVLARQLAVSSPEKIRSNQVLVNLMAQQQNTYLFALEAKDTSFIGATPERLLLGTKETFATACIAGTIKTGQTPEETKALGAQLLQDRKNTGEHQIVVERLAKELAKMTTSENSIQAPIILENRDVQHLYVPISGQRKPGISFLESVMQLHPTPALGGEPKELAVEWIRQYEPGSRGLYGAPIGWISGNDDSGEFAVALRSGVFAGQQGVLYAGCGIVADSQAELEREETKIKFQPMLRGIGGQV; this is encoded by the coding sequence ATGAAATTGCCTGATGAATTACGACAAGCCTATCAGAAGAATGCCCGTCAGTTCAGTTGGGTTTTTCCATTAGAAACAGAACAAACAGCCTTGGCAATTTTTGCCGCTGGTGAAAAGGCATACCAAGGAGAACGTTTTTTTTGGCAAACACCGAAAAAAGATTTTGCTTTGGTTGGCTTCGGATATGAAACTATCTTAAAAGGCGCAGAAACAGAAACGCATCAATTGAACAACTTTTTAAAAAAAGAGTCGGCAACTCGTTTTCAAAATATGTCTATTTCTGGTACGGGGGCCCTTCTGTTTGGCGGTTTGCCTTTTGATACAGAACAAACGCCTACTGAGGCCTGGGGAGAGTTAGGGGAAGGTTGGTTTTATCTACCAAGTATTCTATTTACTTTTTCAGGTTCACGTATTTATGGAACGCTGAACTTTTCAGGTTCTAGTGAACAAGAAGTCGAGGAACGTTGGTCGACTTTGGTGGCTCAGTTTGATCGCTTGTTAGCTACCTGTGAGGAATTGCCAGCTGTAGCGGAAACAAAGATTGACAAGGAAGAAGTTGCCGTGACTGAATGGCTACAAGCTGTCAACGAAACAGTAGCAGTCTTAAGAGAAGATGGCCCTTTAAAAAAAGTGGTTTTGGCTCGACAACTTGCTGTGAGCAGTCCTGAAAAAATTCGAAGTAACCAAGTGCTCGTTAATTTAATGGCACAACAACAAAATACGTATTTGTTTGCTTTAGAAGCCAAAGACACAAGTTTCATTGGTGCAACACCAGAACGACTTCTGTTGGGTACTAAAGAAACGTTTGCGACCGCTTGTATTGCAGGAACCATTAAAACGGGTCAAACACCAGAAGAAACGAAAGCTTTAGGAGCACAACTTTTACAAGACCGCAAAAATACCGGAGAACACCAAATTGTGGTGGAACGTTTAGCGAAAGAGTTGGCGAAGATGACGACTTCTGAAAACAGTATTCAAGCACCCATTATTTTGGAAAATCGAGATGTACAACATCTTTATGTGCCAATCTCGGGTCAACGTAAACCGGGAATTTCGTTCTTGGAAAGTGTGATGCAGTTACACCCAACGCCAGCTTTAGGTGGTGAGCCCAAAGAGTTGGCAGTCGAATGGATTCGACAATATGAGCCAGGGAGTCGTGGGTTATATGGTGCGCCAATCGGTTGGATTTCAGGGAATGATGATAGTGGCGAGTTCGCTGTGGCCTTGCGTTCAGGTGTCTTTGCTGGTCAGCAAGGCGTTCTTTATGCAGGTTGTGGTATTGTTGCGGATTCCCAAGCAGAGCTAGAAAGAGAAGAAACGAAAATAAAATTTCAACCGATGTTACGAGGAATTGGAGGGCAGGTTTAA
- the menD gene encoding 2-succinyl-5-enolpyruvyl-6-hydroxy-3-cyclohexene-1-carboxylic-acid synthase has protein sequence MNHQETMTDYLTAFIEGLKNSGVEQAVISPGSRSTPLALLLHRETAIQTFVDVDERSAAFFALGLSKASQKPVVLLCTSGTAAANYYPAICEANISHVPLVVLTTDRPHELRQVGAPQAMDQLQMYQNHVKLFVEMALPEATEEMLNYAYWQGAKGAAFAQQTPAAPVHLNFPLREPLLPDLERKTKSSQQTALFAGQSILSTEQVQQLADQWYQKNGVLVVGGSHTEEEAALFIQLAEALQWPLLADPLANIVTHGQNSEVVIAHSDLFLNVATLPQEPEVVVRFGSLPISKNIMLWLKRLATTETTFYFVDENGQWQEQLKKSQTVIQAKETTFVEQLLTVVKSTEATWLAQWLLLEKTVSEVLLETLNATELNETTASLAVHQTMKENGQLFVSNSMAIRYLDRFMDSRPYRMFGNRGINGIDGIVSTALGMSAVAPTQQNVLLIGDLALYHDMNGLFLAKRYQLPLTIVLLNNNGGGIFSFLSQRTLREDDFEPLFGTPLDLDFSLVAELYGASYQEVKTIAELKQILQTAAEEPQFQVIEVKGNRQENVHLYESILAEIGRRVERQGISWNG, from the coding sequence ATGAATCATCAAGAAACAATGACCGATTATTTAACGGCCTTTATTGAAGGCTTAAAAAATAGTGGGGTTGAACAAGCAGTCATTAGTCCAGGGTCCCGTTCCACACCACTGGCTTTATTACTTCATCGGGAAACCGCAATCCAAACTTTTGTCGATGTCGATGAACGTTCCGCTGCTTTTTTTGCTTTAGGATTAAGTAAAGCGAGTCAAAAACCAGTGGTCTTACTTTGTACCTCTGGAACAGCAGCTGCAAACTATTATCCAGCAATTTGTGAAGCCAATATTAGCCATGTGCCTTTAGTCGTTTTAACAACGGATCGGCCGCATGAGTTACGTCAAGTTGGTGCTCCTCAAGCCATGGACCAATTACAAATGTATCAAAATCACGTGAAATTATTTGTTGAAATGGCTTTGCCAGAAGCAACAGAAGAGATGTTGAATTACGCCTATTGGCAAGGCGCTAAAGGAGCAGCATTCGCGCAACAAACGCCTGCAGCACCTGTTCATTTGAATTTTCCTTTGCGGGAACCATTATTACCTGACTTAGAGAGAAAAACAAAGAGTTCTCAACAAACGGCTTTATTCGCTGGTCAATCAATCCTTTCTACAGAACAAGTGCAACAGCTAGCGGATCAATGGTACCAGAAAAACGGCGTTTTGGTTGTCGGTGGCAGTCATACAGAGGAAGAAGCGGCGTTATTTATTCAATTAGCCGAAGCTTTGCAATGGCCGTTACTAGCGGATCCTTTAGCAAACATTGTGACACATGGGCAAAATAGTGAAGTTGTTATTGCACATAGTGATCTGTTTCTAAATGTGGCGACCTTGCCACAAGAACCAGAAGTGGTAGTGCGCTTTGGTTCGCTGCCAATTTCTAAAAACATCATGTTATGGTTGAAACGCTTAGCAACGACAGAGACTACTTTTTATTTTGTGGACGAAAATGGGCAATGGCAAGAGCAATTGAAAAAATCACAAACAGTTATTCAGGCAAAGGAAACCACGTTTGTAGAACAACTGCTAACGGTTGTCAAATCAACAGAAGCGACTTGGTTAGCACAATGGCTCTTGCTAGAAAAAACGGTCTCTGAAGTTCTTCTAGAAACGCTGAACGCGACAGAATTAAATGAAACAACAGCCAGCTTAGCTGTTCACCAAACAATGAAAGAGAACGGTCAGTTATTTGTATCTAATAGTATGGCTATCCGCTACTTAGATCGATTTATGGATAGTCGCCCTTATCGGATGTTTGGAAATCGCGGCATCAACGGGATTGATGGGATTGTTTCAACTGCTTTAGGAATGAGTGCCGTAGCACCGACACAGCAAAACGTTCTACTGATTGGTGATTTAGCGCTATATCATGATATGAATGGTTTATTTTTGGCTAAACGTTATCAGTTGCCGTTAACAATTGTTTTATTAAATAACAATGGTGGCGGGATTTTCTCTTTTCTATCTCAACGAACTTTACGTGAGGACGATTTCGAGCCTTTATTTGGAACACCGCTTGATTTAGATTTTTCGTTAGTTGCTGAACTTTACGGTGCTTCGTATCAAGAAGTCAAAACAATCGCGGAGCTCAAGCAAATTTTACAAACAGCGGCTGAAGAACCACAATTTCAAGTGATAGAAGTCAAAGGAAATCGCCAAGAGAATGTTCATTTGTATGAATCAATTTTAGCTGAAATTGGTAGACGAGTAGAAAGACAGGGGATTTCATGGAACGGTTAA
- the menH gene encoding 2-succinyl-6-hydroxy-2,4-cyclohexadiene-1-carboxylate synthase has product MERLIRGMQYHYQWLTPFDAKRTTVVCLHGFTGTLATFAAVFPSQTPYNVLGIDLPGHGATASLVAPERYTMKQVCHDLAELTESLNLPCFCLLGYSMGARTALGFALHYPQKVQHLLLESGSPGLATVAERQTRICQDHRLAERLLEEPLVDFIDFWQELPLFQTQKALSVAQQMAIRQERLSQSAFGLASSLWYMGTGAQESYWERLAELQPIPTDLLVGGEDQKFIGIAKKMQARQPLLRLTIFPEAGHCIHLEQPTIFYEKVTALLEGAV; this is encoded by the coding sequence ATGGAACGGTTAATTCGGGGGATGCAGTACCATTATCAATGGTTAACACCTTTTGATGCAAAGCGAACGACAGTAGTCTGTTTACACGGTTTCACAGGAACGTTAGCCACGTTTGCAGCCGTTTTTCCCAGTCAAACACCTTATAACGTTTTAGGCATTGATTTACCTGGGCATGGCGCGACTGCTAGTTTGGTAGCACCAGAGCGTTATACCATGAAACAGGTTTGCCATGATCTTGCTGAACTAACCGAATCGCTAAATTTGCCTTGCTTTTGTTTATTAGGCTATTCAATGGGCGCTCGAACAGCTTTAGGTTTTGCATTACATTATCCACAAAAGGTACAGCATCTTTTATTGGAAAGTGGGTCACCAGGTTTGGCCACCGTCGCAGAACGTCAGACTCGTATCTGTCAAGATCATCGTTTGGCGGAACGTCTCTTAGAGGAACCGCTGGTGGATTTTATTGATTTTTGGCAAGAATTACCGTTATTTCAAACGCAAAAAGCCTTGTCTGTGGCACAGCAAATGGCCATTCGTCAGGAACGTTTGAGCCAATCGGCCTTTGGATTGGCTAGTAGTTTGTGGTATATGGGCACAGGAGCGCAAGAGAGTTACTGGGAACGTCTAGCAGAATTGCAGCCGATTCCTACCGATTTATTGGTAGGCGGCGAAGATCAAAAATTTATTGGAATTGCGAAAAAAATGCAGGCACGTCAACCGTTGTTGAGGCTGACAATTTTTCCTGAAGCAGGACATTGTATCCATTTAGAACAACCAACGATTTTCTATGAAAAGGTGACAGCGTTATTGGAAGGAGCCGTCTGA
- the menC gene encoding o-succinylbenzoate synthase — MNIQSIETYQVRLPLKTPFVTSYGRLEEKAFDLFVITDEQGNQGFGELVAFEQPDYVQETLVTERFIIQQHLIPLLLTEALEQPQEVSTIFEEVKGHWMGKAALETAIWDLYAKRQQKSLTEFFGPTRRKIPVGISLGIQEDLPQLLKQVQLAVEKGYQRVKLKIRPGYDVEAVALIRQHFPNLPLMVDANSAYTLADLPQLQRLDHYQLAMIEQPFAADDFLDHAQLQRELKTRICLDENIRSLKDCQVALALGSCRSINLKIPRVGGIHEALKIATFCQENNLLVWLGGMFESGVGRALNLQFASQPTFSFPGDISATERYFYEDIITEPFILEQGTMTVPQGLGIGVTLSQTNLLKYSQYQKIM; from the coding sequence ATGAACATTCAATCAATTGAAACCTATCAGGTTCGTTTGCCTTTAAAAACGCCGTTTGTCACGAGCTATGGTCGCTTGGAAGAAAAAGCGTTTGATCTATTTGTAATAACGGATGAGCAAGGAAATCAAGGGTTTGGCGAATTAGTGGCTTTTGAGCAACCTGATTATGTGCAAGAAACGTTGGTAACCGAACGCTTCATCATCCAACAGCATTTAATTCCGTTACTTTTAACAGAAGCGCTTGAACAGCCGCAAGAGGTTTCAACAATTTTTGAAGAAGTTAAAGGGCATTGGATGGGAAAAGCTGCGTTAGAAACTGCCATCTGGGATTTATATGCCAAACGGCAACAGAAGAGTTTAACTGAATTTTTTGGACCAACGCGGAGGAAAATTCCTGTAGGGATTAGTTTAGGGATTCAAGAAGACTTACCTCAATTGCTTAAACAAGTTCAGTTAGCTGTAGAAAAAGGGTATCAACGAGTGAAGCTGAAAATTCGTCCCGGTTATGATGTGGAAGCCGTTGCTTTGATTCGTCAGCATTTTCCTAACTTGCCTTTAATGGTCGATGCAAATTCAGCGTATACATTGGCAGATTTGCCTCAATTGCAACGTTTAGATCACTATCAATTAGCGATGATTGAACAGCCTTTTGCTGCAGATGATTTTTTAGATCACGCACAATTACAAAGAGAACTGAAAACAAGAATTTGTTTGGATGAAAATATTCGTAGTCTCAAAGACTGCCAAGTGGCGTTAGCATTGGGTAGTTGCCGTAGTATCAATTTGAAGATTCCTCGTGTAGGTGGGATTCACGAGGCGTTGAAGATTGCCACATTTTGCCAAGAAAATAATTTATTGGTTTGGTTAGGTGGCATGTTTGAGTCTGGTGTTGGACGCGCATTGAATTTGCAATTTGCGTCACAGCCTACCTTTTCCTTTCCAGGTGATATTTCAGCCACGGAACGCTATTTTTATGAAGATATCATCACGGAACCTTTTATTTTAGAGCAAGGGACAATGACCGTGCCTCAGGGACTTGGTATTGGTGTTACACTTTCCCAGACGAATTTGCTAAAATACAGTCAGTATCAAAAAATCATGTAA
- a CDS encoding glucosamine-6-phosphate deaminase: MKILIKQDFDTMSEWAKMLLLSTMSQDKRVNLSITAGKTPALVYQKLASIVKNSSDFDNVHYYNFDEIPVPHQKEGITLTDLRTLYLTPAEISEQNIHPLTVENFQQQEQRIADAGGLDLMLIGLGADGHFCGNMPTTTHFKNETYQVTVTGSEPWFVPEMMQPGMTFVTMGPASIMKVKHLVLIVNGEQKAQMVKQVLQGPVTETYPASILQLHPNLTVLLDEAAASQLEK; this comes from the coding sequence ATGAAAATTTTAATTAAACAAGATTTCGACACGATGAGCGAATGGGCAAAAATGTTACTTCTAAGCACGATGAGCCAAGATAAACGAGTGAATTTATCAATTACCGCTGGCAAAACACCAGCACTTGTTTACCAAAAATTAGCCTCGATTGTGAAAAACTCATCTGACTTTGATAATGTTCATTATTATAACTTTGATGAAATCCCCGTTCCTCATCAAAAGGAAGGCATTACTCTGACAGATTTGCGGACGCTGTATTTGACACCTGCGGAAATATCCGAGCAAAACATCCATCCATTAACTGTGGAAAACTTTCAACAACAAGAACAACGGATTGCTGACGCAGGCGGCTTAGATTTGATGTTAATTGGCTTAGGAGCAGATGGTCATTTTTGCGGGAACATGCCCACTACCACTCATTTTAAAAATGAAACCTACCAAGTGACCGTCACTGGTTCAGAGCCTTGGTTTGTTCCTGAAATGATGCAGCCAGGCATGACCTTTGTTACGATGGGGCCAGCCAGCATCATGAAAGTTAAGCATCTTGTCCTAATTGTAAATGGTGAACAAAAAGCTCAGATGGTCAAACAAGTGCTCCAAGGACCTGTCACAGAAACGTATCCTGCCTCTATTCTTCAACTCCATCCAAATTTAACGGTTCTCTTGGATGAAGCCGCAGCGAGTCAATTAGAAAAATAA
- a CDS encoding AMP-binding protein: protein MTHLLDYQPLNLYTNYQEAAEKTPTVPIIFDESLPAFPALGLETTYGESHQEILKRAYQLATLGVKKGDKIIIYKSPKFDTYLLAVAASYLAAVPVMVSYHLPFETIEVFVDRLEDPYILFDDVTAEKVQAVRNSSANKKLSVASLLEADATEVPQDELTKDEIAYMTHTSGTTGIPKLICHSNHSMGWRTKWQKTIFTKIAEKKLVGFHISPVHSRFNIGVSSLMAMGFPMMPLANASSEKVAEMFSTYQPIAVETHPNNFVQWVRLAKEKPEAFASVHYYHSTFDAINNATMVAFLKASAANEPIFLQVYGQSECGPMILRAHTLESLKDSDARDMGVGLEDLTQARITDEKGQVLPAMTDGHIQFLSKGRALTYYKEDARFAENVYGEWWDSGDYGMLDERGHLFLKDRQVDLIENIDSNLAIEDHLLDALDFLEEVIIVRGKENEPQPILAVVPGEEMDWDAWWTQVADLPHLNEPIIMAFDEIPHTATMKVQRLQLEKWLKEQ from the coding sequence TTGACACACTTACTTGATTATCAACCATTAAACCTCTACACAAACTATCAAGAAGCCGCAGAAAAAACACCAACTGTTCCAATTATTTTTGATGAATCTTTGCCTGCTTTTCCTGCACTTGGCTTAGAAACAACTTATGGTGAAAGCCATCAAGAAATTTTGAAACGGGCATATCAATTAGCCACTTTAGGTGTAAAAAAAGGCGACAAAATTATTATTTATAAAAGTCCTAAATTCGACACGTATTTACTAGCTGTTGCAGCCTCATATCTAGCAGCCGTTCCTGTAATGGTTTCATACCATTTACCTTTTGAAACAATTGAAGTATTCGTTGATCGTTTAGAAGATCCTTATATTTTATTTGATGATGTGACTGCTGAAAAAGTTCAAGCTGTTCGTAACAGCTCTGCCAATAAAAAACTTTCGGTTGCTTCTCTTTTAGAAGCTGATGCCACGGAAGTTCCTCAAGACGAACTGACTAAAGACGAAATTGCCTACATGACCCACACCTCTGGAACAACAGGTATTCCTAAACTTATCTGTCATTCCAATCACTCTATGGGTTGGCGTACAAAATGGCAAAAAACCATTTTTACAAAAATTGCTGAAAAGAAATTAGTTGGCTTTCATATTTCGCCAGTTCATTCTCGTTTTAACATTGGCGTGTCTTCTTTAATGGCCATGGGCTTCCCTATGATGCCTTTAGCAAACGCTTCGAGCGAAAAAGTCGCTGAAATGTTCAGCACCTATCAACCAATCGCTGTAGAAACACACCCCAATAACTTCGTTCAATGGGTTCGTTTGGCCAAAGAAAAACCTGAAGCTTTCGCTAGTGTCCATTATTATCATTCTACTTTTGATGCAATTAACAACGCTACAATGGTGGCTTTCTTAAAAGCATCTGCTGCCAATGAACCAATTTTCCTACAAGTTTATGGACAAAGTGAATGCGGGCCAATGATCTTACGAGCGCATACTTTAGAATCTCTAAAAGATTCAGATGCTCGTGACATGGGTGTTGGTTTAGAGGATTTAACACAAGCTCGAATTACTGATGAAAAAGGACAAGTTTTACCTGCGATGACGGACGGCCATATCCAATTTTTATCAAAAGGACGGGCCTTAACATATTACAAAGAAGATGCCCGCTTTGCAGAAAATGTCTACGGCGAATGGTGGGACAGCGGCGATTACGGAATGTTAGATGAACGCGGCCACTTATTCTTGAAAGATCGCCAAGTAGATCTAATTGAAAACATCGACAGTAATTTAGCTATTGAAGATCATTTATTGGATGCATTAGATTTCTTAGAAGAAGTGATTATTGTCCGTGGCAAAGAAAATGAACCTCAGCCAATTTTAGCGGTTGTCCCTGGGGAAGAAATGGATTGGGACGCTTGGTGGACACAAGTAGCCGATTTACCACATTTAAACGAACCTATCATTATGGCTTTTGATGAAATCCCTCACACAGCTACTATGAAAGTGCAACGTTTACAACTAGAAAAATGGTTAAAAGAACAATAA
- a CDS encoding organic hydroperoxide resistance protein: protein MKKIYETTIINTGGRAGEVHSPDKSFSYAVASPGVKKENTTNPEQLFAAAYSACFNGALELVMDQEKVEGKSTVTARVSLFQGEDGFSVGAELEVHIDGVDQAKAEELVKKAHEICPYSKATRNNIDVKLTVI, encoded by the coding sequence ATGAAAAAAATCTATGAAACAACTATCATTAATACGGGTGGACGTGCAGGAGAAGTTCACTCACCGGATAAATCATTTTCTTATGCGGTTGCTTCGCCAGGTGTCAAGAAAGAAAATACAACAAATCCAGAACAATTATTCGCAGCGGCTTACAGTGCTTGCTTTAACGGTGCGTTAGAATTAGTGATGGATCAAGAAAAAGTCGAAGGTAAAAGTACAGTAACTGCACGTGTTTCCTTATTCCAAGGAGAAGATGGATTTAGCGTTGGTGCTGAATTAGAAGTTCATATTGATGGGGTAGATCAAGCTAAAGCAGAAGAACTTGTTAAAAAAGCCCACGAAATTTGCCCATATTCTAAAGCAACAAGAAATAATATAGATGTTAAATTAACAGTGATTTAA